A stretch of Oryza brachyantha chromosome 4, ObraRS2, whole genome shotgun sequence DNA encodes these proteins:
- the LOC102703481 gene encoding 60S ribosomal protein L44: MVNVPKTKKTYCKNKECRKHTLHKVTQYKKGKDSLSAQGKRRYDRKQSGYGGQTKPVFHKKAKTTKKIVLKLQCQSCKHYSQHPIKRCKHFEIGGDKKGKGTSLF; the protein is encoded by the exons ATG GTGAACGTTCCAAAAACCAAGAAGACCTACTGCAAGAACAAGGAATGCAGGAAGCATACCCTTCACAAGGTTACCCAGtacaaaaagggaaaagatagCCTTTCTGCTCAGGGGAAACGGCGTTATGACCGCAAGCAGTCAGGATATGGTGGTCAGACAAAGCCTGTTTTCCACAAGAAG GCCAAGACAACGAAGAAGATTGTGCTGAAGCTGCAGTGCCAGAGCTGCAAGCACTACTCTCAGCATCCGATCAAG AGGTGCAAGCACTTTGAAATCGGTGGAGACAAGAAGGGCAAGGGAACCTCTCTCTTCTAA